In Sander vitreus isolate 19-12246 chromosome 7, sanVit1, whole genome shotgun sequence, a genomic segment contains:
- the naa80 gene encoding N-alpha-acetyltransferase 80, whose protein sequence is MVTHLLQLNPDHHRSEPITSTDSKPESGGEQNVDLNPISTLHCQTQYVEKVCEISTLDGEVKEKLHTDSEQPERIRAVPIYRRPDLLLPCADLVNSEWQRSQAARVHSLQKSCPEFPVCLVLLQGQRETERLLGHARLSQVVGHSSSLFVESVVVSKAERGKGHGRTLMEETERYAKSRGFKRLCLTTHDKQHFYAHIGYMLSMPVQNAGAMTAFVPMETLLRFSRMPSEEANTQKPTRTKMDAQVSQGRACVVGLPPPSSLPPPSIPPLPPPPPPPPSIPPPPPPPLSIPPPPPQLVVQTLTETPYRDAKGVPIYWMHKDI, encoded by the exons ATGGTTACACATCTGCTCCAG TTAAACCCTGATCACCACAGGTCTGAGCCAATAACATCAACCGATTCCAAACCGGAGAGCGGAGGTGAGCAGAACGTTGACCTGAACCCCATCTCAACATTGCACTGTCAGACACAATATGTTGAGAAAGTCTGTGAGATCTCAACATTGGATGGAGAAGTTAAAGAGAAGCTGCACACGGACTCGGAACAACCGGAGAGGATCCGCGCGGTTCCGATCTACCGGCGTCCGGACCTGCTGCTTCCCTGCGCAGACCTAGTCAACTCTGAGTGGCAGAGAAGCCAGGCCGCCCGGGTTCACTCTCTGCAGAAGTCCTGTCCAGAATTCCCCGTCTGCCTTGTTCTCCTGCAGGGCCAAAGAGAGACGGAGCGGCTGCTCGGCCACGCCCGGCTGTCCCAGGTCGTGGGTCACAGCAGCAGCCTGTTCGTCGAGTCGGTGGTGGTGTCCAAGGCAGAGCGCGGGAAGGGCCACGGCCGCACTCTAATGGAGGAGACTGAGCGCTACGCAAAAAGCAGAGGGTTCAAGCGTCTGTGCCTGACAACCCACGATAAGCAGCACTTCTACGCCCACATTGGCTACATGCTGTCGATGCCAGTGCAGAACGCAGGCGCCATGACAGCGTTTGTTCCCATGGAGACTCTTTTGAGGTTCTCCAGAATGCCGAGTGAAGAGGCGAACACACAGAAACCAACACGGACAAAGATGGATGCTCAAGTATCTCAAGGACGTGCTTGTGTTGTGGGGTTACCTCCACCTTCTAGTTTACCTCCTCCGTCCATCCCTCCtcttccaccaccaccaccaccacctccctccattcctccaccaccaccaccccctctctccatccctcctccacctcctcagcTTGTAGTTCAGACTCTGACTGAAACTCCCTACAGAGACGCCAAAGGCGTTCCCATCTATTGGATGCACAAAGACATTTGA
- the hyal3 gene encoding hyaluronidase-3, producing the protein MVLSHLTLPFLLLFLSPLPCTSLSPTSTHGAVLPHDPLPAVAPAGPILQDQPFVVVWNMPTAQCHKLYNIALDLGHFDIVENRQQRFQGQKMSIFYRDRLGKYPYLSQDGSKVNGGIPQLGDLSAHLSLAVTQMSGSLQPNFTGLAVIDWEEWHPLWERNFGTKVEYQRQSKLLVRQERPDLSEWAATSLARQKFEESARKFMEETLRSALRDRPKGLWGFYGFPACFNKQKRKTDQIYTGRCHSKTKKQNDRLSWLWRQSTALYPSVYLPQRLAGSTDAALMVRHRLLEALRVASVWHHGNNTNHATPVLPYASLAFTHTLTFLNKTDLVHTLGESAALGAAGVVLWGELKFAKSKHQCILLRDYIHTVLGPLVQSLRSATKRCSLQLCHGNGRCARRNPSSSSMVSSGPVMTSDPDEINLLTDSFSGKPFHNHFLCQCYPGWTGQECQEKKDENRQKSK; encoded by the exons ATGGTGCTGTCTCACCTCActcttcccttcctcctcctcttcctctctcctctcccctgcACCTCTCTGTCACCAACCTCCACCCATGGAGCTGTCCTCCCCCACGACCCCCTGCCGGCTGTGGCGCCAGCAGGTCCCATCCTGCAGGACCAGCCCTTTGTTGTGGTGTGGAACATGCCTACGGCACAGTGTCACAAACTCTACAACATCGCTCTGGACCTGGGCCACTTTGATATCGTGGAGAACCGACAGCAGCGCTTCCAGGGACAG aAAATGAGCATCTTCTACCGTGACCGCTTGGGGAAATATCCATACCTCTCCCAAGACGGCAGCAAGGTAAATGGAGGGATACCGCAGCTCGGCGACCTCTCGGCTCACCTTTCCCTTGCGGTGACGCAGATGTCCGGCTCGCTGCAGCCAAACTTCACCGGTTTAGCCGTTATCGACTGGGAAGAGTGGCATCCATTGTGGGAGAGAAACTTTGGAACCAAGGTTGAGTACCAGAGGCAGTCCAAGCTGCTGGTGAGACAAGAGAGACCGGATTTGTCAGAGTGGGCCGCGACATCGTTGGCAAGGCAAAAGTTTGAGGAGAGCGCTCGAAAGTTCATGGAGGAGACGCTGCGGTCGGCGCTCAGAGATCGTCCCAAGGGACTCTGGGGGTTTTACGGATTTCCTGCCTGCTTTAATAAGCAGAAGAGAAAGACGG ATCAAATCTACACAGGACGCTGCCACAGCAAGACCAAAAAGCAAAATGACCGGCTGTCCTGGCTCTGGCGTCAATCCACTGCTCTCTATCCCAGCGTCTACCTGCCACAAAGGCTGGCAGGATCCACGGATGCAGCTCTGATGGTCAG ACACAGACTGCTGGAGGCTTTGAGGGTGGCGTCTGTTTggcaccatggcaacaacaccAATCATGCTACTCCAGTTCTTCCCTACGCCAGcctagcattcacacacacactcacttttcTTAATAAG acAGACTTGGTGCACACATTGGGGGAGAGTGCGGCGCTGGGAGCTGCTGGAGTGGTGCTGTGGGGAGAGCTGAAATTTGCCAAATCCAAG CATCAGTGCATCCTTCTCAGAGACTACATACACACTGTCTTGGGTCCCTTGGTCCAATCGCTGAGGTCTGCCACAAAGCGCTGCAGCCTCCAACTTTGCCACGGCAATGGACGCTGCGCCAGGCGAAACCCCAGCTCTAGTTCCATGGTCTCCTCCGGTCCCGTTATGACCTCTGACCCTGATGAAATCAACCTCCTCACTGACTCCTTCAGTGGCAAACCTTTTCACAACCACTTCCTGTGTCAGTGCTACCCGGGCTGGACTGGGCAGGAGTGTCAAGAGAAGAAGGACGAAAACAGACAGAAGAGCAAGTAA
- the LOC144520259 gene encoding uncharacterized protein LOC144520259: MSRPPSSQTTPQFYRVSDRDLTEIELHSVDSINDLHRTHPEHSHKGTRPPRPAYSPSSNGNLYTSDMTAVNQRGRPVSSKWQSRLQDMLTPSSSRAYAMGCAIITLLLLTVLLIFYFLVQQGGAVRMLTEAVREKEAAATELSLLIQELQALRHNLTAMRGGT; encoded by the exons ATGTCGAGGCCTCCTTCCTCCCAGACCACCCCTCAGTTCTACAGGGTCAGCGACAGAGATCTCACCGAGATCGAGCTACATTCAGTGGACTCTATCAACGATCTCCACCGAACACACCCCGAACACAGCCacaaag GGACGAGGCCTCCTCGTCCTGCTTACTCCCCCTCCTCGAATGGGAATCTCTACACAAGTGACATGACAGCCGTCAATCAAAGAGGCCGTCCAGTCAGCAGCAAATGGCAGAGTCGTCTACAGGATATGTTGACACCCAGTTCATCGCGTGCCTATGCCATGGGCTGTGCTATTATCACTTTGCTTCTGCTAACAGTGTTACTCATCTTCTACTTTTTGG TCCAGCAGGGCGGCGCAGTCCGGATGCTGACTGAGGCGGTGAGGGAGAAAGAGGCCGCAGCCACAGAGCTGTCACTGCTGATCCAAGAACTGCAGGCACTGAGACACAACCTGACAGCCATGAGAGGAGGGACATAA
- the amt gene encoding aminomethyltransferase, mitochondrial: MMWARLLVGVGGSGLGLRASRDGFLRVVGAGCAGKRQASSADADLKKTPLFDFHREQGGKMVGFAGWSMPVQYKDSHIASHMHTREHCSIFDVSHMLQTKVHGKDRVKFMESLVVADIAELKDNQGTLSLFTTEKGGIIDDLIVTKTDQGYLYVVSNAGCADKDSAHMKARLAEFKAAGFDVDLEFLDEALIALQGPSMSQVLQEGLKEDLSKLTFMTSTLATVFGIPGCRVTRCGYTGEDGVEISVPQSRVVELTEKLLVNGEVKLAGLGARDSLRLEAGLCLYGNDIDETTTPVEGTLVWTIGKRRRQAKDFPGADIIVPQIKAKTARKRVGLVSTGPPVRQHTPILGPDGKVIGEVTSGCPSPCLKKNVAMGYVDATFAKHGTAIQVEVRKKAVPATVSKMPFVPTNYYFG; encoded by the exons ATGATGTGGGCTCGTCTGCTGGTTGGTGTCGGGGGTTCGGGGCTCGGACTGCGGGCTTCCAGGGACGGTTTTCTGCGGGTCGTTGGAGCTGGATGTGCAGGGAAGAGACAGGCTTCAAGTGCAGAT GCTGACTTGAAGAAGACTCCGCTGTTTGACTTCCACAgggagcaggggggaaagatgGTGGGGTTTGCAGGCTGGAGTATGCCTGTCCAGTACAAAGACAGTCACATCgcctcacacatgcacaccagaGAGCACTGCTCCATCTTCGATGTCAGCCACATGCTGCAG accaAAGTACACGGCAAAGACAGGGTGAAGTTCATGGAGTCTCTAGTAGTCGCAGATATTGCAGAACTCAAGGACAACCAG GGTACATTGTCCCTCTTCACCACTGAGAAAGGAGGGATTATTGATGACCTCATTGTGACAAAGACAGACCAGGGCTACCTCTACGTAGTCTCCAACGCTGGCTGCGCCGACAAGGACTCGGCTCATATGAAG GCCAGACTGGCAGAGTTCAAAGCTGCAGGTTTTGATGTGGATCTGGAGTTTCTTGATGAAGCGCTGATTGCTCTGCAAG GTCCATCCATGTCTCAGGTGCTCCAGGAGGGGCTGAAAGAGGACCTCAGTAAGCTGACATTTATGACCTCCACCTTGGCCACTGTGTTTGGTATTCCTGGCTGCAGGGTCACTCGCTGTGGATACACTGGAGAGGACGGTGTGGAG aTCTCCGTCCCTCAGTCCAGAGTGGTGGAGCTGACGGAGAAGCTGCTGGTTAACGGCGAGGTGAAGCTGGCCGGTCTGGGCGCCAGGGACAGTCTGCGGCTGGAGGCGGGGCTTTGTCTCTATGGCAATGACATAGATGAGACCACCACGCCTGTGGAGGGCACCCTAGTCTGGACCATAG GAAAGCGTCGGCGTCAGGCCAAGGATTTCCCCGGCGCTGACATCATTGTACCTCAGATCAAAGCCAAGACAGCCAGGAAAAGGGTCGGTCTGGTGTCTACTGGCCCCCCTGTCAGACAACACACACCCATACTCGGCCCCGATGGGAAGGTCATAG GTGAGGTGACCAGCGGCTGCCCCTCTCCCTGCCTAAAAAAGAACGTTGCCATGGGTTACGTGGATGCGACATTCGCTAAGCACGGAACAGCCATCCAGGTCGAGGTCAGGAAAAAAGCAGTGCCCGCCACCGTCAGCAAAATGCCCTTCGTCCCCACCAACTACTATTTTggatag